A stretch of Bradyrhizobium sp. AZCC 2262 DNA encodes these proteins:
- a CDS encoding nitroreductase family protein yields MPDAIELLKIRRSVKPREMSGPGPTASELDTILTIGARVPDHGKLTPWRFIVFEGGARARAGEIIAQVFAKKNPAAPIADIEAEKGRLMDAPLVIAVVSFTRPHPKVPAWEQELSAGASAMNIVTAATALGYGANWLTGWFAFDRDVLDGLGVKADEKLAGFIHIGTPAKPAEDRPRPVLSDIVTRF; encoded by the coding sequence GTGCCCGATGCCATTGAACTCCTGAAAATCCGCCGTTCGGTCAAACCTCGCGAGATGAGCGGCCCCGGCCCCACTGCGAGCGAACTCGACACCATCCTGACTATCGGCGCGCGGGTGCCGGACCACGGCAAGCTGACGCCGTGGCGCTTCATCGTGTTCGAGGGCGGCGCCCGGGCGCGAGCCGGAGAGATCATCGCGCAGGTGTTCGCGAAGAAGAATCCGGCAGCTCCCATCGCCGACATCGAGGCCGAAAAAGGCCGGCTGATGGATGCGCCGTTGGTGATCGCCGTGGTCAGTTTCACCCGGCCGCACCCCAAGGTGCCGGCCTGGGAGCAGGAATTGTCCGCCGGCGCCAGCGCGATGAACATCGTCACCGCCGCCACTGCGCTCGGCTATGGCGCCAACTGGCTCACCGGCTGGTTCGCGTTCGACCGCGACGTGCTCGACGGGCTAGGCGTGAAGGCGGACGAAAAACTCGCCGGCTTCATCCATATCGGCACGCCGGCAAAGCCTGCCGAGGACCGCCCGCGGCCGGTGCTGTCCGATATCGTGACGCGGTTCTAG
- a CDS encoding rhomboid family intramembrane serine protease, which yields MESPSYSSQFEPPDAPREPILTLPGALTAYVVLIAAIHLRVLLPAELENWTIDVFGFIPKRYDSTLLNITFPGGAGAKVWTFVTYSLLHANLSHIGFNVLWLLPFGSALARRFGPVRFFVFMAVTAVAGALAHLVTHEHAIAPMIGASASVSGAMAAAIRFAFVRGSFLSFHRGDADAAAKVPALSLARALRNPRVLGFLAVWFGVNIIFGLGSISIGTDGASVAWQAHIGGFLAGLMLFSLFDPVPRATPHTADASAPDETGRV from the coding sequence TTGGAATCCCCGTCCTACTCATCCCAGTTCGAGCCGCCGGACGCCCCGCGCGAGCCGATCCTGACGCTGCCGGGTGCGCTGACGGCGTATGTCGTGCTGATCGCTGCGATTCATCTGCGGGTGCTGCTGCCGGCGGAGCTGGAGAACTGGACGATCGACGTGTTCGGTTTCATTCCGAAGCGCTACGATTCCACGCTGCTCAACATCACCTTTCCCGGCGGGGCCGGCGCCAAGGTCTGGACCTTCGTCACTTATTCCCTGCTGCATGCCAATCTCAGCCATATCGGCTTCAACGTGCTGTGGCTGTTGCCGTTCGGCAGCGCGCTGGCCCGCCGGTTCGGTCCTGTCAGGTTCTTCGTATTCATGGCGGTGACGGCCGTGGCGGGCGCGCTGGCGCATCTCGTCACCCATGAGCACGCGATCGCGCCGATGATCGGCGCCTCGGCCTCGGTATCCGGCGCGATGGCCGCCGCCATCCGCTTCGCCTTCGTGCGGGGAAGTTTTCTTTCGTTCCACCGGGGCGATGCGGATGCCGCGGCGAAGGTTCCAGCGCTGTCGCTTGCCCGGGCGTTGCGCAACCCGCGCGTGCTCGGATTTCTGGCGGTGTGGTTCGGCGTCAACATCATCTTCGGCCTCGGGTCGATTTCGATCGGTACTGACGGCGCCAGCGTCGCCTGGCAGGCGCATATCGGCGGATTTCTCGCCGGCCTGATGCTGTTTTCGCTGTTCGATCCGGTACCGCGTGCGACGCCGCATACCGCCGATGCCTCAGCGCCGGACGAAACCGGCCGCGTCTGA
- the thrS gene encoding threonine--tRNA ligase: MSDQNTPASGFQFGLANLKPAEPLEKITLTFPDGAKREYPKDITGLDLAKGISPSLAKRTVAMALDGVVADLNDPISGDAKIELINRDDARALELIRHDCAHVLAEAVQSLWPGTQVTIGPVIENGFYYDFFRNEPFTPEDFAAIEKRMREIIARDKPFTKQVWDREKTKQVFRDKGEAFKVELVDAIPGDEPIKIYFQGDWFDLCRGPHMSSTGKVGNAFKLMKVAGAYWRGDSNNPMLTRIYGTAFAKQEELDAYLKQIEEAEKRDHRKLGRELDLFHFQEEGPGVVFWHPKGWTIFQALIAYMRRRLTGDYSEVNAPQILDKVLWETSGHWDWYRENMFAAQSAGDEAEDKRWFALKPMNCPGHVQIFKHGLKSYRDLPLRLAEFGVVHRYEPSGAMHGLMRVRGFTQDDAHVFCTEAQLADECLKINELILSTYADFGFDGELTVKLSTRPEKRVGTDEMWDHAERVMATVLAEIQASGSNRIKTEINPGEGAFYGPKFEYVLRDAIGRDWQCGTTQVDFNLPERFGAFYIDADGSKKAPVMVHRAICGSMERFIGILIEHFAGNFPLWLAPTQVVVTTITSEGDEYAKVVAAAARRAGLRVEIDLRNEKINYKVREHSLAKIPALLVVGKKEAETHSVSIRRLGSDVQKVMPTDEALAALVEEATPPDVKRARMA, encoded by the coding sequence ATGTCTGACCAGAACACGCCCGCATCCGGATTCCAGTTCGGCCTTGCTAATTTGAAACCGGCCGAGCCCTTGGAAAAGATCACCCTCACCTTCCCGGACGGCGCGAAGCGCGAATATCCCAAGGACATCACCGGGCTCGATCTCGCCAAGGGCATCTCGCCGTCGCTGGCCAAGCGCACGGTGGCAATGGCGCTGGATGGCGTGGTCGCCGACCTCAACGATCCGATCTCGGGCGATGCGAAGATCGAACTCATCAACCGCGACGACGCCAGAGCGCTGGAACTGATCCGGCATGACTGCGCGCATGTGCTGGCGGAGGCCGTGCAGTCGCTGTGGCCGGGCACGCAGGTCACGATCGGCCCGGTGATCGAGAACGGCTTCTACTACGACTTCTTCCGCAACGAGCCGTTCACGCCGGAAGATTTTGCGGCGATCGAAAAGCGGATGCGCGAGATCATCGCGCGCGACAAGCCCTTCACCAAGCAAGTGTGGGACCGCGAGAAGACCAAGCAGGTGTTCCGCGACAAGGGCGAGGCCTTCAAGGTCGAGCTGGTTGATGCCATTCCCGGCGACGAGCCCATAAAAATCTATTTCCAGGGCGACTGGTTCGACCTCTGCCGCGGCCCGCATATGTCTTCGACCGGCAAGGTCGGCAATGCCTTCAAGCTGATGAAGGTGGCGGGCGCCTATTGGCGCGGCGACTCGAACAACCCGATGCTGACGCGCATCTACGGCACGGCGTTTGCCAAGCAGGAAGAGCTCGACGCTTACCTCAAGCAGATCGAGGAAGCCGAGAAGCGCGACCACCGTAAGCTCGGCCGCGAACTCGACCTGTTCCATTTCCAGGAGGAAGGCCCCGGCGTGGTGTTCTGGCACCCGAAGGGCTGGACCATCTTCCAGGCGCTGATCGCCTATATGCGCCGCCGCCTGACCGGCGACTACAGCGAGGTCAACGCGCCGCAAATCCTCGACAAGGTGCTGTGGGAAACGTCCGGCCACTGGGACTGGTACCGCGAGAACATGTTCGCGGCGCAGTCGGCCGGCGACGAGGCCGAGGACAAGCGCTGGTTTGCGCTCAAGCCGATGAACTGTCCGGGCCACGTGCAGATCTTCAAGCATGGCCTCAAGAGCTACCGCGACCTGCCCTTGCGCCTTGCCGAATTCGGCGTGGTGCATCGCTACGAGCCGTCGGGCGCCATGCACGGCCTGATGCGCGTGCGCGGTTTTACCCAGGACGATGCGCACGTCTTCTGCACCGAGGCCCAGCTTGCCGACGAGTGCCTCAAGATCAACGAGCTGATCCTGTCGACCTACGCCGATTTCGGCTTCGACGGCGAACTCACGGTCAAGCTCTCGACCCGGCCGGAGAAGCGCGTCGGCACCGACGAGATGTGGGACCATGCCGAGCGTGTAATGGCGACGGTGCTCGCAGAAATTCAGGCCAGCGGCAGCAACCGCATCAAGACCGAGATCAACCCCGGCGAAGGCGCGTTCTACGGGCCGAAGTTCGAATATGTGCTGCGCGACGCCATCGGCCGCGACTGGCAATGCGGCACCACGCAGGTCGACTTCAACCTGCCGGAACGTTTTGGCGCGTTCTATATCGACGCCGACGGCTCCAAGAAGGCGCCGGTGATGGTGCACCGTGCGATCTGCGGCTCGATGGAGCGTTTCATCGGCATTTTGATCGAGCATTTCGCCGGCAATTTTCCGCTCTGGCTGGCGCCGACCCAGGTGGTGGTCACCACCATTACCTCCGAAGGCGACGAGTACGCCAAGGTGGTCGCGGCAGCCGCGCGGCGCGCAGGCTTGCGCGTCGAGATCGATTTGCGCAACGAAAAGATCAACTACAAGGTCCGCGAGCACTCGCTGGCAAAGATCCCTGCCCTGCTCGTCGTCGGCAAGAAGGAAGCCGAGACCCATTCGGTCTCCATCCGCCGGCTCGGCAGCGACGTCCAGAAGGTGATGCCGACCGACGAGGCGCTGGCTGCGCTGGTCGAGGAAGCGACGCCGCCGGACGTGAAGCGGGCGCGGATGGCTTAG
- a CDS encoding helix-turn-helix domain-containing protein: MDIAPIKSHRDYRRVLKEIEGLMSARRNSPAGDRLDVLVTLVEAWERKNYRLDLPDPVEAIRYHMEQSGLQPRDLIPFIGSRNRVHEVLNRRRELTLNMIRRLHEGLGIPAESLIKIGQNKAA, translated from the coding sequence ATGGATATCGCACCGATCAAGTCCCACCGCGACTATCGCCGCGTTCTTAAGGAGATCGAGGGGCTGATGAGTGCACGGCGCAATTCACCTGCGGGCGATCGGCTCGATGTATTAGTTACGCTGGTCGAGGCTTGGGAACGGAAGAATTACAGGCTGGACCTGCCGGACCCGGTGGAGGCGATCAGATACCACATGGAACAGAGCGGATTGCAGCCGCGCGACCTCATTCCATTTATCGGTAGCCGCAATCGCGTGCACGAAGTGCTCAATCGCCGGCGCGAGCTGACACTCAATATGATCAGGCGATTGCACGAAGGGCTCGGCATCCCGGCCGAGTCCTTGATCAAGATCGGGCAGAATAAGGCCGCCTAA
- a CDS encoding patatin-like phospholipase family protein: MLDSWMGRGQKGSYAQDKVGLGSIRRPVIGLALGGGAARGFAHIGIIRTLVAHGISPNVVVGTSIGSVVGGAYAAGHLDKLEEWARSLQPRSVLSYLDIRLNGSGLIGGARLAAEIEGTLGKSLIEELPVKFAAVATEVRTGHEIWLTHGPMVDAMRASYALPGIFSPVLVGDRWLVDGALVNPVPVSAARALGAEIVIAANLSSDVFTHSTTIYSHGPTAGVSVSVMPEALPEPEPRKRGIGKFFSAERTMKREFFGGGGRPGISSVMVDAFNIMQDRITRARLAGDPPDLLISPRVAKIGWFDFHRADDLIAHGVRAAERAIESIQEAIHILVPPPAGETEQAVEKAEKE, encoded by the coding sequence GTGTTGGATAGCTGGATGGGCCGCGGCCAAAAGGGCTCCTATGCCCAAGACAAGGTGGGGCTCGGCAGTATCCGCCGGCCGGTAATCGGGCTCGCGCTCGGCGGCGGCGCCGCACGCGGCTTTGCCCATATCGGCATCATCCGGACGCTGGTGGCCCACGGAATCAGTCCCAATGTGGTGGTCGGAACGTCGATCGGCTCCGTGGTCGGCGGCGCCTATGCCGCCGGACATCTCGACAAACTGGAAGAATGGGCGCGCAGCCTGCAGCCGCGAAGCGTCCTCTCCTATCTCGACATCCGCCTGAACGGCTCGGGGCTGATCGGCGGCGCCAGGCTTGCGGCCGAAATCGAGGGCACGCTGGGCAAGAGCCTGATCGAGGAACTACCGGTGAAATTTGCCGCTGTGGCGACCGAAGTGCGCACCGGTCACGAGATCTGGCTGACCCATGGCCCGATGGTGGATGCGATGCGCGCCTCCTATGCGCTGCCGGGAATATTCTCGCCGGTCCTGGTCGGCGACCGATGGCTCGTCGACGGCGCGCTGGTCAATCCGGTGCCGGTGTCGGCGGCACGCGCGCTCGGTGCGGAGATCGTCATCGCCGCCAATCTTTCCAGCGACGTCTTCACGCACTCCACGACAATCTATTCCCACGGCCCGACGGCGGGCGTTTCGGTATCGGTGATGCCGGAAGCGCTGCCCGAACCCGAGCCGCGCAAACGCGGCATCGGAAAATTCTTCTCCGCCGAGCGCACCATGAAGCGTGAGTTCTTCGGCGGCGGCGGACGGCCGGGCATCTCCTCGGTCATGGTCGATGCCTTCAACATCATGCAGGACCGCATCACCCGCGCACGGCTGGCGGGCGATCCGCCGGATCTGTTGATCTCGCCCCGCGTCGCCAAGATCGGTTGGTTCGATTTTCATCGGGCCGACGACCTGATCGCCCACGGCGTGCGCGCCGCCGAACGCGCCATCGAGTCGATCCAGGAGGCGATCCATATTCTGGTGCCACCGCCGGCGGGCGAAACCGAGCAGGCGGTCGAAAAGGCCGAGAAGGAATAG
- a CDS encoding CBS domain-containing protein: MTVRSILDTKGHQIQSIEPEAKLSAAIKILGERKIGAVLVMNQGRLEGILSERDIVRVLGERGARVLEEPVGAVMTRKVVSCRESDTVAGIMEMMTIGKFRHLPVVEDGKVVGLISIGDIVKRRVQEYETEQEALRDYIKTA; this comes from the coding sequence ATGACGGTACGTTCAATTCTCGACACCAAGGGCCACCAGATCCAGAGCATCGAGCCGGAAGCCAAGCTTTCGGCGGCGATCAAGATCCTTGGCGAGCGCAAGATCGGCGCCGTGCTGGTGATGAACCAGGGACGGCTTGAGGGCATCCTTTCGGAACGCGACATCGTCCGGGTGCTGGGCGAGCGCGGCGCCAGGGTGCTCGAGGAGCCGGTCGGCGCGGTGATGACGCGCAAGGTCGTGAGTTGCCGCGAGTCCGACACCGTTGCCGGGATCATGGAAATGATGACGATCGGCAAGTTCCGTCATTTGCCCGTGGTCGAGGACGGCAAGGTGGTGGGCCTGATTTCGATCGGTGACATCGTCAAGCGCCGCGTGCAGGAATACGAGACCGAGCAGGAAGCGCTGCGCGACTACATCAAGACGGCCTGA
- a CDS encoding type II toxin-antitoxin system HigB family toxin produces MAWFRQVKQADWGKPADVKRDIRSASILRDGRAVFNIAGNKYRIVVWINYPYRVVYIRFVGTHRQYDAIDAQSI; encoded by the coding sequence ATGGCCTGGTTTCGGCAGGTCAAACAGGCAGACTGGGGCAAACCAGCCGACGTCAAGCGAGATATCCGCAGTGCCAGCATCCTCAGGGATGGAAGGGCGGTGTTTAACATAGCCGGCAACAAATATCGGATCGTCGTCTGGATCAACTATCCGTATCGTGTCGTTTACATCAGGTTTGTCGGCACCCATCGGCAATATGATGCAATCGACGCGCAGAGCATTTAA